A region from the Methanothrix sp. genome encodes:
- a CDS encoding signal recognition particle protein Srp54, with amino-acid sequence MVLDNLGGSLRGALKKIASATRVDKALVDEAVRDIQRALLQADVNVKLVMSLSNRIRERALNEKPPAGMNPREHVINIVYQELINLVGRGTDIPLKKQTIMLVGLQGSGKTTTAAKLATYFQRKGLRTAVICADTFRAGAYDQLKALCDRQGIFFYGEKGNKNAPEVAKNGLEATKKYDVRIVDTAGRHALESDLIQEMKEIHAVVNADHKLLVMDAAIGQQASEQARAFNEAVGITGVIITKLDGTAKGGGALSAVAETKTSVAFIGVGETAADLEKFEADRFISRLLGMGDIKGLIEKAQEVQIESDVDVDAMMKGKFTLKDMYKQLEAMNKMGPLKQIMQMLPIGGMGIELSDREYQVTKERLDAYRFIMDSMTEEELEDPKIINASRIKRIARGSGTRPELVKELLKSHAAMQKAIKGMRGGMGRMNVKKLMKRLGQPKV; translated from the coding sequence ATGGTGCTCGATAACCTAGGCGGATCGCTTCGAGGTGCCCTGAAGAAGATAGCCTCGGCAACACGTGTTGATAAGGCTCTTGTGGATGAGGCTGTGCGTGATATCCAGCGCGCCCTGCTCCAGGCTGATGTGAATGTGAAGCTTGTGATGAGCCTCTCGAACAGGATACGCGAGCGCGCGCTCAACGAAAAGCCCCCTGCAGGGATGAATCCCAGGGAGCACGTGATAAACATCGTCTACCAGGAGCTGATCAATCTCGTCGGCAGGGGCACAGACATCCCGCTCAAGAAGCAGACGATCATGCTTGTTGGTCTCCAGGGCAGCGGCAAGACAACGACAGCCGCAAAGCTCGCCACATACTTCCAGAGGAAGGGTCTGAGAACAGCTGTCATATGCGCGGACACATTCCGGGCGGGGGCGTACGATCAGCTCAAGGCGCTCTGCGACCGTCAGGGGATCTTCTTCTACGGGGAGAAGGGGAACAAGAACGCGCCTGAGGTCGCGAAGAACGGCCTGGAGGCGACGAAGAAGTACGATGTGCGAATAGTGGATACGGCCGGCAGGCACGCGCTCGAGAGCGATCTGATCCAGGAGATGAAGGAGATCCATGCGGTTGTGAACGCTGATCACAAGCTTCTCGTCATGGATGCTGCTATCGGCCAGCAGGCTAGCGAGCAGGCCAGGGCCTTCAACGAGGCCGTTGGAATAACGGGAGTGATAATAACAAAGCTCGACGGCACCGCGAAGGGCGGTGGGGCGTTGAGCGCGGTCGCGGAGACGAAGACATCCGTCGCGTTTATAGGCGTTGGCGAGACAGCGGCCGACCTGGAGAAGTTCGAGGCTGACCGTTTCATATCACGCCTTCTCGGCATGGGCGACATAAAGGGGTTGATCGAGAAGGCCCAGGAGGTGCAGATCGAGAGCGACGTCGATGTCGATGCGATGATGAAGGGCAAGTTCACCCTGAAGGACATGTACAAGCAGCTAGAGGCGATGAACAAGATGGGCCCGCTGAAGCAGATAATGCAGATGCTCCCGATCGGCGGAATGGGCATCGAGCTTTCAGACAGAGAGTACCAGGTCACAAAGGAGAGGCTCGACGCATACAGGTTCATCATGGACTCCATGACAGAGGAGGAGCTTGAGGATCCAAAGATAATCAACGCGAGCAGGATAAAGCGAATCGCGCGCGGAAGCGGCACTCGGCCCGAGCTGGTCAAGGAGCTTCTTAAGTCGCATGCAGCAATGCAGAAGGCCATAAAAGGGATGAGAGGGGGAATGGGGCGTATGAACGTGAAGAAGCTCATGAAGCGTCTGGGACAGCCGAAGGTCTAG
- a CDS encoding ATPase domain-containing protein — translation MPTGIPGLDEMLEGGIPVPSSVLISGETGSGKTTLCMQYLFKGAELGERGIYFMALSEPAELMLRFISTYEFVDHRHFGTLIKYVDLGEVIERGDEDEILELMDREVRSFQPRRIVIDSLPFLRTVLRDGYSRFLFRLGAMMKSWNSVVLITAESRSSTPYPQDIACITDGVIILYNMEIGRTRRRSLEILKMMGTSHRAGKHALDISSKGITVYPGL, via the coding sequence ATGCCCACGGGAATCCCGGGGCTGGATGAGATGCTGGAGGGCGGGATACCGGTACCTTCCAGCGTTCTGATCTCAGGGGAGACCGGCAGCGGAAAGACGACCCTGTGCATGCAGTACCTCTTCAAGGGAGCGGAGCTTGGGGAGCGCGGGATATACTTCATGGCCCTCAGCGAGCCTGCCGAGCTGATGCTCAGGTTCATCTCCACCTACGAGTTCGTGGACCACAGGCATTTCGGCACCCTGATAAAATACGTTGATCTCGGCGAGGTGATCGAGAGGGGTGATGAGGACGAGATCCTGGAGCTGATGGATCGCGAGGTGAGGAGCTTTCAGCCCAGGAGAATAGTCATAGACTCCCTCCCATTCCTCAGGACGGTGCTGAGGGATGGCTACAGCAGATTCCTCTTCAGGCTGGGCGCCATGATGAAGAGCTGGAACAGCGTGGTTCTGATAACAGCCGAGTCCAGATCTAGCACTCCGTATCCCCAGGATATAGCCTGCATAACAGATGGGGTGATAATACTCTACAACATGGAGATAGGCAGGACCAGAAGGCGGTCCCTGGAGATTCTCAAGATGATGGGCACATCCCACCGCGCTGGGAAGCATGCTCTCGATATATCATCGAAGGGCATCACGGTTTACCCGGGACTTTAG
- a CDS encoding tryptophan--tRNA ligase, which yields MEVKLDPWGSSQIEDYSKLFEEFGISRFEEILPEIEDPHPYMRRRIIFGHRDYDVVLRAMKEHRPFAVMSGFMPSGRAHFGHMMVMNEIIWHQKHGADAFVAIANMEAHAVRGISWHRCRELGINDYILSLIALGFEPTGHIYFQSENYRMRDLAFELAAETNFSEVSAIYGFSGETSIGHMESVMAQSADILHPQLPDYGGPKPVVVPVGSDQDAHMRLTRDLAYRMRKFLVEQREGYISIRGKAAGPDLIRAAADALIDSGYRIKQYSEHIDLFDGESADRIDEIIREVEVKNGEFGFIPPASIYHRFMTGLTGGKMSSSRPESHIALTEDPDEAASKIMRAITGGRQSLAEQRRYGGEPERCAVYEFLLFHLAEDDRELEELYGECRSGRQMCGSCKKIAAARIREFLREHQSARRDAVHRLKEFGLKL from the coding sequence ATGGAAGTGAAGCTGGATCCCTGGGGCTCATCTCAGATCGAAGATTACTCAAAGCTTTTCGAGGAGTTTGGCATCTCTCGGTTCGAGGAGATCCTGCCGGAGATCGAAGATCCGCATCCGTACATGAGAAGGCGCATCATATTCGGGCACAGAGATTACGATGTCGTTCTCAGGGCGATGAAGGAGCACAGGCCCTTTGCGGTCATGAGCGGCTTCATGCCCAGCGGCAGGGCGCACTTCGGCCACATGATGGTGATGAACGAGATCATATGGCATCAGAAGCACGGCGCGGATGCGTTCGTGGCCATCGCAAACATGGAGGCGCATGCAGTGCGCGGGATCAGCTGGCATAGGTGCAGGGAGCTCGGGATCAACGATTACATCCTGAGCCTCATAGCTCTCGGCTTCGAGCCCACCGGCCACATATACTTCCAGTCTGAGAACTACAGGATGAGGGATCTCGCGTTTGAACTGGCAGCGGAGACGAACTTCTCGGAGGTGAGTGCGATCTACGGTTTCTCCGGAGAGACATCGATCGGCCACATGGAGAGCGTGATGGCCCAGAGCGCGGATATCCTCCACCCGCAGCTTCCGGACTACGGAGGTCCGAAGCCTGTTGTTGTTCCGGTGGGATCCGACCAGGATGCGCACATGCGGCTGACCAGAGATCTCGCATACCGGATGCGAAAATTCCTGGTCGAGCAGAGGGAGGGATACATAAGCATCCGGGGGAAGGCGGCCGGTCCTGATCTCATCAGGGCTGCTGCAGATGCGCTGATCGATTCAGGGTACAGGATCAAGCAGTACTCAGAGCACATAGATCTCTTCGATGGTGAGAGCGCTGATAGGATAGATGAGATCATAAGAGAGGTCGAGGTTAAGAACGGCGAGTTCGGCTTCATCCCGCCGGCATCGATATACCACAGGTTCATGACCGGGCTGACAGGAGGAAAGATGTCGTCCAGCCGGCCGGAGAGCCACATAGCGCTGACAGAGGATCCTGATGAGGCTGCGAGCAAGATCATGAGGGCGATAACCGGAGGGAGGCAGTCTCTGGCCGAGCAGCGACGCTATGGTGGAGAGCCTGAGAGGTGTGCTGTCTACGAGTTCCTGCTCTTCCACCTCGCCGAGGACGACAGGGAGCTGGAGGAGCTGTACGGAGAGTGCAGAAGCGGCAGGCAGATGTGCGGCTCGTGCAAGAAGATCGCTGCAGCCAGAATCAGGGAGTTCCTGAGAGAGCATCAGAGCGCCCGCAGGGATGCCGTCCACAGGCTGAAGGAGTTCGGGCTGAAGCTGTGA